A portion of the Stella humosa genome contains these proteins:
- a CDS encoding amino acid ABC transporter permease: MIYQPDFSDIVLNIDLLARGAWLTLALWGLALGFGLAAGLVLGVVRSAGNRWLSLPAAAYVEVFRNTPVLVQLVWFYFAFPVLTGWQMSGFAAAALGLSLNTSAYCAEIFRGGIGSIARGQWEAGRALGMGYPALMRRIVLPQAVRRMVPAFTNRGIELGKMTAIASVISVHELMYEARQLSATTFRPLEVFTVIAVLYFVVIYPGTWLSYRLEARLARRG, translated from the coding sequence GTGATCTACCAGCCGGACTTCTCGGACATCGTCCTCAACATCGACCTGCTGGCCCGTGGCGCCTGGCTGACGCTGGCCTTGTGGGGGCTGGCGCTGGGCTTCGGGCTGGCGGCGGGCCTGGTGCTGGGGGTGGTGCGCAGTGCCGGCAACCGCTGGCTGTCGCTGCCGGCGGCAGCCTATGTCGAGGTCTTCCGCAACACGCCCGTCCTGGTCCAACTGGTCTGGTTCTACTTCGCCTTCCCGGTGCTGACCGGCTGGCAGATGTCAGGATTCGCGGCGGCCGCCCTCGGCCTGTCGCTCAACACCTCGGCCTATTGCGCGGAGATCTTCCGCGGCGGCATCGGCTCCATCGCCCGCGGCCAGTGGGAGGCGGGGCGCGCGCTGGGCATGGGCTATCCGGCCCTGATGCGGCGCATCGTCCTGCCGCAAGCGGTGCGGCGGATGGTGCCGGCCTTCACCAACCGGGGGATCGAGCTTGGCAAGATGACGGCGATCGCCTCGGTCATCTCGGTCCATGAGCTGATGTACGAGGCGCGCCAGCTCAGCGCCACGACGTTCCGCCCGCTGGAGGTCTTCACCGTGATCGCGGTCCTCTATTTCGTCGTCATCTATCCCGGCACCTGGCTCAGCTACCGGCTGGAAGCCCGGCTCGCGAGGCGCGGATGA
- a CDS encoding amino acid ABC transporter ATP-binding protein, translated as MTAQPVIRTEGLRKRFGDLVVLDGIDLTVAPGERIAILGSSGSGKSTLLRCLNFMELPSEGRVHFRGEPVGTATGAGVRYRERELAALRRRVGMVFQQFNLFPHMTALENVMEGPLTVLGQNRREAEAAGRAQLAKVGLADKAGEYPARLSGGQQQRVAIARALAMEPEVLLFDEPTSSLDPELVGEVLRVIKGLAEEGRTMLLVTHELGFAYHFATRVLFLHDGRILEEGPPAEILKAPRQERLRTFLSRFTEFAF; from the coding sequence ATGACGGCCCAACCCGTCATCCGGACCGAGGGGCTGCGCAAGCGCTTCGGCGACCTCGTGGTGCTGGACGGCATCGACCTGACCGTGGCACCCGGCGAGCGCATCGCCATCCTGGGCTCCAGCGGTTCGGGCAAGAGCACGCTGCTGCGCTGCCTCAACTTCATGGAGCTGCCGAGCGAGGGCCGCGTGCATTTCCGCGGCGAGCCCGTTGGTACCGCGACCGGCGCGGGCGTGCGCTACCGCGAGCGCGAACTGGCCGCGTTGCGCCGGCGGGTCGGCATGGTGTTCCAGCAGTTCAACCTCTTCCCCCACATGACGGCGCTGGAGAACGTCATGGAAGGGCCGCTGACGGTGCTGGGACAGAACCGGCGCGAGGCAGAGGCGGCCGGCCGGGCCCAGCTTGCCAAGGTGGGCCTGGCCGACAAGGCCGGCGAGTATCCCGCGCGCCTGTCCGGCGGCCAGCAGCAGCGCGTGGCGATCGCGCGTGCGCTCGCCATGGAGCCGGAGGTGCTGCTGTTCGACGAGCCGACCTCCTCGCTCGACCCCGAGCTGGTGGGCGAGGTGCTGCGCGTCATCAAGGGCCTGGCGGAAGAGGGGCGGACGATGCTGCTCGTCACCCACGAGCTGGGATTCGCCTACCACTTCGCCACCCGCGTGCTCTTCCTGCATGACGGCCGCATCCTGGAGGAGGGGCCGCCGGCGGAGATCCTGAAGGCCCCGCGGCAGGAACGCCTGCGCACCTTCCTGTCGCGTTTCACCGAATTCGCATTCTAG
- a CDS encoding mandelate racemase/muconate lactonizing enzyme family protein — MRIRRVTILEFHRVFDRPLWNPATVWRERRAPLLRLESDDGTIGLGEAWCRQDEIRYSFAALHRLAAALPGRDLDDLRHAPASSRHDWVEAGAASAIDMALWDMAARRDGRPLASFLGPTTTVAAYASGGLYGPDKDVSALAREMAGYAAAGFAGVKMKIGGLDAAADLDRVAAVRAATGGALLIVDGVERYDLATAARLAGALADRGVAAFQAPLPAADIDGLAALARQSPIPLVLGEAEFDHGRLVNLVTSGAAGWLQANPGLAGGPTGMAHLARIARDHGVPLSPQAHATAVLQATALHCGALHGVGWVEHHQVHDHLAGLLPPSLRRPTDGRIVIPPLPGLGFDLPSDGSLRTVFRLPD; from the coding sequence GTGAGAATTCGCCGCGTTACGATCCTGGAGTTCCACCGCGTCTTCGACCGGCCGCTGTGGAACCCGGCCACGGTCTGGCGCGAGCGCCGCGCGCCGCTGCTGCGCCTGGAATCCGACGACGGCACGATCGGCCTCGGCGAGGCCTGGTGCCGGCAGGACGAGATCCGGTACAGCTTCGCGGCCCTCCACCGGCTGGCGGCCGCCCTGCCCGGCCGCGACCTCGACGACCTCCGGCACGCCCCGGCGTCCTCGCGCCACGACTGGGTCGAGGCCGGGGCCGCCAGTGCCATCGACATGGCCCTGTGGGACATGGCGGCGCGGCGGGATGGCCGGCCGCTCGCCAGCTTCCTCGGCCCGACGACCACGGTCGCCGCCTATGCCAGCGGCGGATTGTATGGTCCCGACAAGGACGTGTCGGCACTTGCCCGGGAGATGGCCGGCTATGCCGCGGCCGGATTCGCAGGCGTAAAGATGAAGATCGGCGGCCTGGACGCGGCCGCCGACCTCGATCGCGTCGCCGCCGTGCGGGCCGCCACCGGCGGCGCACTGCTGATCGTCGACGGCGTCGAGCGCTACGACCTCGCAACGGCAGCCCGCCTGGCCGGCGCGCTCGCCGACCGGGGCGTCGCCGCATTCCAGGCCCCCCTGCCGGCGGCCGACATCGACGGCCTGGCGGCCCTGGCCCGGCAATCCCCGATCCCGCTCGTACTGGGCGAGGCGGAATTCGACCATGGCCGACTGGTCAACCTCGTCACGTCCGGCGCCGCCGGCTGGCTGCAAGCCAACCCCGGCCTGGCCGGCGGCCCGACCGGCATGGCCCACCTGGCGCGGATCGCCCGCGACCATGGCGTGCCGCTGTCGCCCCAGGCCCACGCGACGGCGGTGCTCCAGGCGACAGCACTCCATTGCGGCGCCCTCCATGGCGTCGGCTGGGTCGAGCACCACCAGGTGCACGATCACCTGGCAGGGCTGTTGCCGCCAAGCCTGCGCCGACCGACCGACGGTCGGATCGTGATTCCGCCGCTCCCCGGGCTCGGCTTCGACCTGCCGTCGGATGGCAGTCTGCGCACGGTCTTCCGGCTGCCGGACTAG
- a CDS encoding amino acid ABC transporter permease — MDYQWDFAAVLRHLPLLLEGLAQTLRLSAAAIAGGLAVGLVLALMRLSGRRWLAWPAIAVIEFFRSTPPLVHLFWVFYALPILAGINLTPFVAATLALSVQSGAFFAEVYRAGIVSVERGQWEAGRALGMRSTALMRRIILPQALRRMVAPFVERAFELVKTTALAATLAYGELLYQAMVVVSRTFRPLEVYTTVAVIFFVVLFTASLAMRRVEARLGRSERQG; from the coding sequence ATGGACTACCAGTGGGACTTCGCGGCCGTCCTGCGCCACCTGCCCCTGCTGCTGGAGGGGCTGGCGCAGACGCTGCGCCTGTCGGCCGCTGCCATCGCGGGTGGGCTGGCCGTTGGGTTGGTGCTGGCGCTGATGCGGCTGTCGGGACGGCGCTGGCTTGCATGGCCGGCCATCGCCGTCATCGAGTTCTTCCGCAGCACGCCGCCGCTCGTCCACCTGTTCTGGGTCTTCTATGCCCTGCCGATCCTGGCCGGGATCAACCTGACGCCGTTCGTGGCGGCCACCCTGGCGCTGTCGGTGCAGTCGGGCGCCTTCTTCGCGGAGGTCTATCGCGCCGGCATCGTCTCGGTCGAGCGCGGCCAGTGGGAAGCCGGCCGCGCGCTCGGCATGCGGTCGACCGCGCTGATGCGGCGCATCATCCTGCCGCAGGCGCTACGGCGGATGGTGGCGCCCTTCGTCGAGCGCGCCTTCGAGCTCGTGAAGACGACGGCATTGGCGGCCACGCTGGCCTATGGCGAGCTGCTGTACCAGGCGATGGTGGTGGTCAGCCGCACCTTCCGCCCGCTCGAGGTCTACACCACCGTGGCGGTCATCTTCTTCGTCGTGCTCTTCACCGCCAGCCTGGCGATGCGCCGGGTCGAGGCCCGGCTCGGCCGGTCGGAGCGCCAGGGGTGA
- a CDS encoding transporter substrate-binding domain-containing protein, with protein MTGSTIDRRGILRGSALGAGAVAASGLLAAPAMAQTAPAASTWQQIKDRGELRIGAAPSEPWFAKDQRSGEWSGIGWAMGVAIAKELNVKPVAVETSWGNAVAGLQANQFDVMFVMDATPQRALAVDFPAQPFFYYAQGVLVRDGLAVKRWEELDKPEIKVGVTLGTSPDRDVTMRLTKATIERFPSNDETTAAFQAGRVDAMSFFHPALVMQQRRVRKGTVLLPEPFRYSTTSAGVRREADKTWRDWLGLTLDYYYVTGQTQKIYEDFLVSRQIDPKTAPAIMRELWGKS; from the coding sequence ATGACCGGATCTACCATCGATCGGCGCGGAATTCTGCGGGGTTCGGCGCTTGGTGCCGGCGCCGTTGCCGCCTCGGGCCTGCTGGCCGCACCCGCCATGGCGCAGACGGCACCCGCCGCCTCCACCTGGCAGCAGATCAAGGACCGCGGCGAGCTGCGCATCGGTGCCGCGCCGAGCGAGCCCTGGTTCGCCAAAGACCAGCGCTCGGGCGAATGGAGCGGCATCGGCTGGGCCATGGGTGTCGCCATCGCCAAGGAATTGAACGTCAAGCCCGTCGCCGTCGAGACGAGCTGGGGCAATGCGGTGGCCGGCCTCCAGGCCAACCAGTTCGACGTCATGTTCGTGATGGACGCCACGCCGCAGCGGGCGCTGGCGGTCGATTTTCCCGCGCAGCCCTTCTTCTACTATGCCCAGGGCGTGCTGGTGCGCGACGGCCTGGCGGTAAAGCGCTGGGAAGAGCTGGACAAGCCCGAGATCAAGGTGGGCGTCACGCTCGGCACCTCGCCCGACCGCGACGTCACCATGCGCCTCACCAAGGCCACGATCGAGCGCTTCCCCAGCAACGACGAGACGACGGCCGCCTTCCAGGCCGGCCGGGTCGATGCCATGTCCTTCTTCCACCCAGCCCTGGTGATGCAACAGCGCCGGGTGCGCAAGGGCACGGTCCTGTTGCCGGAGCCGTTCCGCTACTCGACCACCAGTGCCGGCGTGCGCCGCGAGGCCGACAAGACCTGGCGCGACTGGCTGGGCCTGACGCTCGACTACTACTACGTTACCGGCCAGACCCAGAAGATCTACGAGGATTTCCTGGTGTCGCGTCAGATCGACCCCAAGACCGCGCCCGCCATCATGCGCGAGCTGTGGGGCAAGAGCTGA